In Prevotella sp. oral taxon 475, one DNA window encodes the following:
- the fabG gene encoding 3-oxoacyl-ACP reductase FabG produces MKYALVTGGSRGIGRAVCIKLAAAGIPVVINYVSNDEAARQTKEEVERLGVKAELLKFDAAKPEDIERALNDWETVHPDDYVDVLVNNAGIRKDNLMIFMQNEEWSDVLQTTLNGFFYVTRRLLKNMMTRRHGRIVNMASLSGLNGMPGQTNYSAAKAALIGATKALAQEVAPRKITVNAVAPGFIESDMTKDLNEAELKKLVPVGRFGKCEEVAALVAFLASDEAAYITGEVIKISGGMG; encoded by the coding sequence ATGAAATACGCTTTAGTGACAGGAGGTTCGCGCGGAATAGGCCGGGCCGTATGTATCAAATTGGCCGCGGCGGGTATACCGGTGGTCATCAACTATGTGAGCAACGACGAGGCTGCGCGGCAGACAAAGGAGGAAGTGGAGCGGTTGGGCGTGAAGGCCGAATTGCTGAAGTTCGACGCTGCCAAGCCTGAAGACATCGAACGGGCTCTCAACGATTGGGAAACGGTTCATCCCGATGACTATGTGGATGTGCTGGTGAACAATGCCGGTATCCGGAAAGACAATCTGATGATTTTCATGCAGAACGAAGAGTGGAGCGATGTGCTGCAAACCACGCTCAATGGCTTCTTTTATGTCACGCGTCGGCTGCTTAAAAACATGATGACTCGTCGCCATGGGCGCATCGTCAACATGGCTTCGCTCTCGGGATTGAACGGAATGCCGGGTCAAACGAATTATTCTGCAGCCAAAGCAGCACTCATCGGCGCGACAAAAGCGCTGGCACAGGAGGTGGCTCCGCGAAAAATCACAGTGAATGCCGTGGCTCCGGGCTTTATCGAAAGCGACATGACGAAAGATCTGAACGAGGCTGAACTCAAGAAGTTGGTACCCGTTGGAAGGTTTGGTAAGTGTGAAGAGGTGGCCGCTCTCGTGGCTTTCCTCGCCTCGGATGAGGCTGCTTACATCACGGGCGAAGTGATCAAGATCAGCGGAGGAATGGGATAA
- a CDS encoding beta-ketoacyl synthase: protein MQKRVVITGIGIWGCLGKDTKEVTESLRAGRSGIGLDEERLTYGYQSALTGIVERPKLKGLLDRRLRTGMAEEGEYAFMASREAFAMAGITEDDLLKNEVGCIFGNDSSLTPVIEAAAIMNEKHDSQLLGSGYIFQSMNSTVTMNLSTIFHLRGINFTVSAACASGSHSIGLGFMMIRQGLQDMVLCGGAQEVNLYSMATFDALGAFSKRMDDPQRASRPFDRDRDGLIPSGGAAALVLEDYDHALARGANILCEVTGYGFSSNGGGISQPSDDGSVLAMQRAMTDAAISPADIDYINAHATSTPQGDMFEGKALGRLFGGERAWISSTKGMTGHECWMAGASEVVYSVLMMQNDFIAPNINFENPDPHFDPLHLATETIETEVRTVLSNSFGFGGTNSALVIRK from the coding sequence ATGCAGAAAAGAGTAGTAATAACGGGCATCGGCATTTGGGGATGCTTGGGAAAAGATACAAAAGAGGTGACCGAAAGCTTGCGAGCAGGACGCTCGGGCATCGGTTTGGATGAAGAACGGCTCACTTACGGTTATCAAAGCGCACTGACCGGCATCGTGGAACGACCGAAACTGAAAGGCCTTCTCGACCGTAGACTGCGAACAGGAATGGCCGAAGAGGGTGAATATGCTTTTATGGCCAGTCGCGAAGCCTTTGCTATGGCCGGCATTACGGAGGATGATCTGCTCAAAAACGAGGTGGGTTGCATCTTTGGAAACGACTCTTCGTTGACGCCTGTGATAGAAGCCGCCGCCATCATGAACGAGAAACACGACTCGCAACTGTTGGGGTCGGGCTACATCTTTCAGTCGATGAACTCTACAGTGACGATGAATCTCAGCACGATCTTTCATCTGCGTGGCATCAACTTCACCGTCAGTGCGGCCTGTGCCAGTGGTAGTCACTCTATCGGACTGGGCTTTATGATGATTCGACAAGGCCTGCAAGATATGGTTCTCTGTGGTGGTGCGCAGGAAGTGAACCTCTATTCGATGGCCACTTTCGACGCTTTGGGGGCCTTCTCCAAGCGAATGGACGACCCGCAGCGAGCTTCTCGACCCTTCGATCGCGACCGTGACGGGCTCATTCCCAGCGGTGGAGCTGCCGCTTTGGTGCTCGAAGATTATGATCACGCTCTTGCCCGCGGCGCAAATATCCTCTGCGAGGTGACGGGTTACGGCTTCTCAAGCAACGGAGGCGGTATTTCGCAGCCCAGCGACGACGGATCGGTGCTCGCTATGCAACGTGCCATGACGGATGCAGCCATCTCTCCGGCTGATATAGACTACATCAACGCTCACGCTACCTCCACTCCGCAAGGCGATATGTTTGAGGGTAAAGCTCTGGGACGGCTTTTCGGCGGCGAACGCGCCTGGATCAGTTCCACCAAAGGTATGACTGGACATGAATGTTGGATGGCTGGTGCCAGTGAAGTGGTCTACTCTGTGTTGATGATGCAAAACGATTTTATTGCTCCTAACATCAACTTTGAAAACCCCGACCCGCATTTCGATCCGCTCCACCTGGCTACCGAGACCATCGAGACGGAGGTAAGAACGGTGCTTTCCAACTCTTTCGGCTTCGGCGGAACTAACAGTGCGCTCGTGATTCGGAAATAA